A genomic segment from Acyrthosiphon pisum isolate AL4f chromosome A3, pea_aphid_22Mar2018_4r6ur, whole genome shotgun sequence encodes:
- the LOC100164131 gene encoding acetyl-coenzyme A transporter 1 isoform X1 — MLEKKIKSYTALQLLPLLPELSMDMGLVDLESAYRGANAIIAKPTAENGREDVVEPVDSLDRQNGDDKTSSDVQKDVKPNLKGDRLNVALLVLLYTLQGIPIGISLAIRTYMQNKKVSYGQQAKFSVVDLPYSLKLLWAPLVDVVYSRRMGKRKSWLVPVQFCIGLSLIFIGSNINYWLMEKDTHMTTLTCVFFCVNALAATNEIAIDGWTLTLLRRENVGYASTCNTSGQALGIAFGYVMFILFESEEFCNKWLRFTAKKGGIISMEGYLYFWGIIFTVASTSIAFFVKDKFNQADKSSKINIKQIYKVLWKIINLRTMRIFTLIMLAYEMSFSSTGSFVANPKFMEYGVAKEDMALVDLSLIPIKIFIPILISKFTSGPRPLKILYKTVPYRLMLGISSGVLVYYTPYFIGGEYHNWSAYFFLFYELHRILRLVLLVVVYLSVRSFFLRISDRQIGGTYMSLLNTIWYLGIAVSRIAALGMLNLLTVKQCSTDRTTECRFKTVNDEDCEKFVGDECVTVLDGYFVEVVFCTVSGVMWYLALRKIIENLQSREQSDWQVNDVGLIHSMSQE; from the exons AtgctggaaaaaaaaattaaaagttatacagCATTACAGCTTCTACCACTTCTTCCAG AACTATCGATGGACATGGGACTGGTCGACTTAGAGTCTGCCTACCGTGGCGCGAACGCCATCATCGCAAAACCGACTGCGGAAAACGGGAGAGAAGACGTGGTAGAACCTGTTGACAGCCTTGACCGGCAGAACGGTGACGATAAGACATCGTCCGACGTACAAAAAGACGTCAAACCCAACCTAAAGGGTGACAGGCTCAATGTGGCTTTGCTTGTACTGCTATACACGTTGCAAGGTATACCTATAGGAATTTCCTTGGCAATTAGGACGTACATGCAGAACAAGAAGGTCTCATACGGTCAACag GCTAAGTTCAGTGTGGTCGACTTACCGTACAGTTTGAAGCTATTGTGGGCTCCGTTGGTGGACGTCGTGTACTCTCGACGGATGGGCAAACGGAAGTCGTGGCTGGTCCCGGTGCAgttttgcatag GACTGTCGCTGATATTCATAGGATCGAACATAAACTACTGGTTGATGGAAAAGGATACACATATGACCACGTTGACGTGCGTGTTCTTTTGCGTAAACGCTTTGGCCGCAACTAACGAAATCGCCATCGATGGATGGACGCTCACTCTACTGagaag GGAGAACGTAGGATACGCATCAACGTGCAATACGTCCGGCCAAGCATTGGGAATAGCGTTCGGGTACGTAATGTTCATATTGTTTGAGTCCGAGGAATTTTGCAACAAGTGGCTACGTTTTACAGCCAAAAAAGGAGGCATAATTTCGATGGAAG GATATTTATACTTCTGGGGAATAATATTCACCGTGGCCTCCACGTCTATCGCGTTTTTCGTTAAAGACAAATTCAATCAAGCCGATAAAAGCAGCAAAATCAATATTAAGCAAATTTATAAGGTGCTATGGAAGATCATAAACCTTCGGACGATGAGAATATTTACTCTAATAATGCTAGCGTatgaa atgtCATTTTCGTCCACGGGATCATTCGTTGCTAACCCAAAATTTATGGAATATGGCGTGGCTAAAGAAGACATGGCTCTAGTTGACCTATCGTTGATTCCGATAAAGATTTTTATTCCTATTCTTATATCTAAATTTACATCTGGGCCGAGAccgttaaaaatactttacaagacggTGCCATAccg gcTGATGTTGGGAATTTCTTCCGGAGTCCTTGTATACTATACTCCGTATTTCATAGGTGGCGAATACCATAATTGGTCAGCTTACTTTTTCTTGTTTTACGAACTCCATCGTATTTTGAGactg GTGTTGTTGGTCGTCGTTTACTTGAGCGTGAGGTCGTTCTTCTTGCGAATCAGCGACCGTCAGATCGGTGGTACGTACATGTCACTGTTAAATACTATATGGTATTTAGGGATAGCTGTATCCCGGATTGCAGCTCTGGGAATGCTCAACTTGCTGACGGTCAAACAGTGTTCGACAGACCGAACGACCGAGTGTCGTTTCAAAACGGTGAATgatgaa GATTGCGAGAAGTTTGTCGGAGACGAATGCGTCACCGTCCTGGACGGTTACTTTGTCGAAGTGGTATTCTGCACGGTGTCTGGCGTGATGTGGTACCTGGCCTTGAGAAAAATCATCGAGAACTTACAGTCCAGGGAACAGAGCGATTGGCAAGTGAACGACGTTGGGCTGATCCACAGCATGTCACAGGAATGA
- the LOC100164131 gene encoding acetyl-coenzyme A transporter 1 isoform X2: MDMGLVDLESAYRGANAIIAKPTAENGREDVVEPVDSLDRQNGDDKTSSDVQKDVKPNLKGDRLNVALLVLLYTLQGIPIGISLAIRTYMQNKKVSYGQQAKFSVVDLPYSLKLLWAPLVDVVYSRRMGKRKSWLVPVQFCIGLSLIFIGSNINYWLMEKDTHMTTLTCVFFCVNALAATNEIAIDGWTLTLLRRENVGYASTCNTSGQALGIAFGYVMFILFESEEFCNKWLRFTAKKGGIISMEGYLYFWGIIFTVASTSIAFFVKDKFNQADKSSKINIKQIYKVLWKIINLRTMRIFTLIMLAYEMSFSSTGSFVANPKFMEYGVAKEDMALVDLSLIPIKIFIPILISKFTSGPRPLKILYKTVPYRLMLGISSGVLVYYTPYFIGGEYHNWSAYFFLFYELHRILRLVLLVVVYLSVRSFFLRISDRQIGGTYMSLLNTIWYLGIAVSRIAALGMLNLLTVKQCSTDRTTECRFKTVNDEDCEKFVGDECVTVLDGYFVEVVFCTVSGVMWYLALRKIIENLQSREQSDWQVNDVGLIHSMSQE, translated from the exons ATGGACATGGGACTGGTCGACTTAGAGTCTGCCTACCGTGGCGCGAACGCCATCATCGCAAAACCGACTGCGGAAAACGGGAGAGAAGACGTGGTAGAACCTGTTGACAGCCTTGACCGGCAGAACGGTGACGATAAGACATCGTCCGACGTACAAAAAGACGTCAAACCCAACCTAAAGGGTGACAGGCTCAATGTGGCTTTGCTTGTACTGCTATACACGTTGCAAGGTATACCTATAGGAATTTCCTTGGCAATTAGGACGTACATGCAGAACAAGAAGGTCTCATACGGTCAACag GCTAAGTTCAGTGTGGTCGACTTACCGTACAGTTTGAAGCTATTGTGGGCTCCGTTGGTGGACGTCGTGTACTCTCGACGGATGGGCAAACGGAAGTCGTGGCTGGTCCCGGTGCAgttttgcatag GACTGTCGCTGATATTCATAGGATCGAACATAAACTACTGGTTGATGGAAAAGGATACACATATGACCACGTTGACGTGCGTGTTCTTTTGCGTAAACGCTTTGGCCGCAACTAACGAAATCGCCATCGATGGATGGACGCTCACTCTACTGagaag GGAGAACGTAGGATACGCATCAACGTGCAATACGTCCGGCCAAGCATTGGGAATAGCGTTCGGGTACGTAATGTTCATATTGTTTGAGTCCGAGGAATTTTGCAACAAGTGGCTACGTTTTACAGCCAAAAAAGGAGGCATAATTTCGATGGAAG GATATTTATACTTCTGGGGAATAATATTCACCGTGGCCTCCACGTCTATCGCGTTTTTCGTTAAAGACAAATTCAATCAAGCCGATAAAAGCAGCAAAATCAATATTAAGCAAATTTATAAGGTGCTATGGAAGATCATAAACCTTCGGACGATGAGAATATTTACTCTAATAATGCTAGCGTatgaa atgtCATTTTCGTCCACGGGATCATTCGTTGCTAACCCAAAATTTATGGAATATGGCGTGGCTAAAGAAGACATGGCTCTAGTTGACCTATCGTTGATTCCGATAAAGATTTTTATTCCTATTCTTATATCTAAATTTACATCTGGGCCGAGAccgttaaaaatactttacaagacggTGCCATAccg gcTGATGTTGGGAATTTCTTCCGGAGTCCTTGTATACTATACTCCGTATTTCATAGGTGGCGAATACCATAATTGGTCAGCTTACTTTTTCTTGTTTTACGAACTCCATCGTATTTTGAGactg GTGTTGTTGGTCGTCGTTTACTTGAGCGTGAGGTCGTTCTTCTTGCGAATCAGCGACCGTCAGATCGGTGGTACGTACATGTCACTGTTAAATACTATATGGTATTTAGGGATAGCTGTATCCCGGATTGCAGCTCTGGGAATGCTCAACTTGCTGACGGTCAAACAGTGTTCGACAGACCGAACGACCGAGTGTCGTTTCAAAACGGTGAATgatgaa GATTGCGAGAAGTTTGTCGGAGACGAATGCGTCACCGTCCTGGACGGTTACTTTGTCGAAGTGGTATTCTGCACGGTGTCTGGCGTGATGTGGTACCTGGCCTTGAGAAAAATCATCGAGAACTTACAGTCCAGGGAACAGAGCGATTGGCAAGTGAACGACGTTGGGCTGATCCACAGCATGTCACAGGAATGA